In Mauremys reevesii isolate NIE-2019 linkage group 13, ASM1616193v1, whole genome shotgun sequence, the sequence ctgccgggaacagagaacaccgcgcccacagcctgagttctctgtccccggcaggtcccctgctgggcaTTAGGCGGGCACACAAAATGCCCTGGCGGGCGCcctggcacccacaggcaccatgttggggaccactgatctagatgcttcagagggaatgaacagaacaggtgatcatcaagtgatccatcccttgtcgcccgttcccagcttccagcaaacagagggtagggacacttcagagcatggttttgcatcccttatcaagttcttttttgaaccctattataatTTTGGGCTTAAGAACATTctgtggcaaagagttccacagataatagctagaggctcagatacctcctctattagctccttgagtaatctaggatgcatttcatcaggccctggtgacttgcaggcatctaacttttctaagtgatttttaacttgttctttctttattttatcttataaacctacccccttcccataagcattttctatattttctatcttatctatccctttcttaatgattcccaacattctgttcacttttttgactgccactgcacattgaatggatgttttcagagaactatccacaatgactccaagatctctttcttgagtggtaacagtaaatttaggccccatcattttatatgttttgttgggattatgttttccagtgtgtattaTTTTAAATTGTTCCATTTTTGTAATCTTGTTATTGTCCAGATCTGAACTCCCTCTATTTCTATTGTatcctcttttgagatggggctagCAGAATCAGAACACAACATTCTATTTGGATGTTCTATCTTGTTAGCAGATAGAATGGCATTAGACTATTTTCAGTGTTACTCTTCATCCCATTACATATGCATCCAAGCTGGGATTGTCAAAGGAGTTTAGGTGGCAGAAAGCCATgtgttgtccctttaaaaataaaagccaggAAGACATTGAAATAACTTTACACACCTGGGTAAATCTCTTCATGTCtcagttcatagattcatagatgccaagaccagaaggaaccattgtgataatctaatctgacctcctgcagaacacaggccagagaactttcccaaaataattcatagaacagagattttataaaaacatctagtcttgatttaaaatggAGTGGGAAACAGAGGGAAACATGTTCCCCCTTCCCCCGTGCTATAGGGTGATTGAATTAACTAATTAATGTTTGAGAGAAAACATGAGGTGAATCAGCTTCTGTTGAAcatcacccaccttttctctctaatatcctgggaccaatgtaGCTGCACTGCAATACTAACTAATATGTGTGAGTTTCACAGTTACAGTGCTAGCTGCATCTTGTGCCTTTTCTGAGAGCGTCATGTTTTGGGTCTCCGACCCTTCCCTGTCCTGGGATGGTATCTTGTGCTTCTCCCACTCTTAAAAGGAGGTGGGAGCATGCTGTCCTATGCACAAACCACTTAGCACCCTGCAGGGCCAGTTGAGCCAGAGAATGAAAATGAcgctgtagcctggtggttaacATGCTCACTTGAGTGAGGGGAGACCAAGGATGACACTCCAACCCGTCACAGAagttactcctgaagagatcaGAATTAgcaccattgactttaatagggttaTTCTTTATTGACATGAGGTGTAAATGACAGAAGAATTAGGCCCCTATACTTGAAATGAATGAGGCCACCTATATTCAGACTGAAGAAAGTACTTTTCCTCCCTTCAATAATCTAAAtatccatctatcccagtattaGCTCATCTATCTGTAACCCATGCACACTGAGTGTGGAGCTGTGTCCCCCTCTGCTGGTGACTGGGCCACATAGAGGTTGATGGGAGTTGGCTAACAGAGATGGCTTTTTTAGCATAGACAGTAGAGGTTCATGTGTTAAGTTCCAGAGGTCTCAGGTCTAATTCCTGCAGCCAATAACCTATCCAGGGACATGGTGCTTCATATCTATCTATTTTATAAGGTTTCCCACCACTATGGTGTCTGAGAGCCTTTTCCCTTTTTTAGGCGGTGAAACATCCTGATGACATGAAAGGAAGAAACCAATCCACTGCAATTGAGTTCATCCTCCTGGGATTTTCTGGTCTCTCCAACCTTCCAGTTTTACTCTTTGTGTTGGTCCTAGTTACGTACATGATCATCCTGCTGGGGAATGCTCTCATAGTTCTTATAACATTTGCTGACCCAgcccttcacacccccatgtattttTTTCTCCGGAACTTGTCCTTCCTGGAGATCTGCTACACCTCAGTTACCATCCCTGAAATGCTGGTCAACCTCCTCACCAGGGAGAAAACCATCTCATTTTCCAGCTGTGCTGCACAGATGTATTTCCTCATCTCCCTAGGTGGCACAGAGTGCTGCCTGCTGGCCCTGATGGCATATGACCGATATGTGGCCATATGCCGCCCGCTGGTGTATACTGCCATTATGAACAAAGGTGTTTGCATGCAGCTTGTGGGCATTGCATGGCTAAGCAGCAGCCTTGTGACACTAATGCATGTCACATGGGTATTTAATCTCCCGTTCTGCCCGTCTAATGAGATTGACCATTTCTTCTGCGATGCTCCACCTGTACTTGAGCTGGTCTGCGGAAACACCTACATGATTGAAATTGAAGCCCTTACCTCAACTGTATTATTTGTCGTGATCCCATTTGCACTGATACTTTGGTCCTACATTTGCATTTTGGCCACAATCCTGAAGATGCCGTCTGCTGAGGGGCGGCATAAAACCTTCTCTACTTGCTCCTCACATCTCACTGTGGTGGTTTTGCTCTTCAGCACGGCTGGTCTCACCTACTTCCAGCCCAAGTCCAGTAGTTCACCCAGTACCAGCAAATTCTTGTCCCTCTGCTACACCATCCTCACACCGTTGTTAAACCCAGTtgtctacagcctgaggaacaatgAAGTGAAAGGAGCGCTAAGGAGGACCTTTGGCAAGATATTATCTTCCTGGGGACAGCCGTGATTTTGAGATGAATGACTCTGGACTGAAACTTGCAGATCTGAATGTGACCCCAGAATTGGGATCACAATCTGGATCAGCATCTGCCTTTGCAATTCAAAAAGATTCTTGCAAACTGGTTCCTCTTCATTAAGACTGTGTTGCACAAGTGAGCTATAGAATTGTTCTATTGTCCATCACTCCTTCTTCTGGGATGCTTTCTGCTGGTTTGGGCTCAGAATAGGACTCCCAGGAGTTCCCTCAAAGAGCTCAGCACCATTCTACTCCTGCTTTTTGCCTCAGTTTGTCTGGTGTTTCTTTTAGCACTGATCAACAAAATTAtctcaaaaatgtttttttaaaagaaggaaaTTTTCACTTAAAGAGTCTGCtttccttggaaattttccattttttaactAGGAATTCAAATCCTCCCCAAATATTcctttgtttggttggttttggacattttttttgttttgtttctcatttgctgaaaaacaaaacttttttttttagatttttgacaaaaaaattgaaattttccaagggaaaaaaattctgacccattttgatcaattttttTGAAAGTCTAATCAAACTTATTCACTCTAAAATTGGAGGAGAAAAAAACATGCCGAAGAAGAAAATGAAGTGGTGGTGGATGCAGTCAGTAGAAAGAGATGTGGTACTAATAATTACAGTCTCCTGCATTTAAGTTCTGGCTGTCTGTCCATCTAGGATATTTCCCTTATTGTTGTTCACTTATTGTAATgatttatgtatttgtttttaattgtatacCTCTTAAAAACTGACACCAAAatttcactggtgtaaatgggaCCAAAATTTCTCAGAACATATTTTCTAAATTATATACAACATAAAATTTACaaacccatatatatatatatatttcagagtaccagccgtgttagtctgtatccgcaaaaagaacaggagtacttgtggcaccttaaagactaacaagtttattttagcatgagctttcgtgagctcaCTTCTTCGGTGGGTattgtgaaaaaacagattgacagagccagaagagtacccagaagccacctactacaggacaggcctaaaaaagaaaataacagaacgctactagccatcacctacagcccccaactaaaacctctccagcacatcatcaaggatttacaacctatccttaaagatgatccctcactctcacagatcttgggagacaggccagtcctcgcttatagacagcctcccaacctgaagcaaatactcaccagcaaccgcacaccatacaacataaacactaacccaggaacctatccttgcaacaaagcccgatgcctgctctgtccacatatccattcaagtgacaccatcataggacctaatcacatcagacacgccatcaggggctcgtacacctgcacatctaccaacgtgatatatgccatcatgtgccagcaatgcccctctgccatgtacattggccaaaccggacagtctctacgcaaaagaataaatggacacaaatctgacatcaggaatcataacattcaaaaaccagtgggagaacacttcaacctctctaaccactcagtgacagacttgaaggtggcaattttgcaacaaaaaaacttcaaaaacagactccaaagagaaactgctgaactcgaattaatatgcaaactagatacaattaactgtggcctaaacagagactgggaatggttgggtcattacactaattgaatctatttccctatgttaagttctcctcacaccttctatgggccatcttaattatcacttaaaaaagttttttttcctcctgctgatgatagctcatctcaattgattagactcttcctgttggtatgcatactttcaccttttcatgttctctgtatgtataaatatctcctgtctgggtgttccattctatacatccgaagaagtgagctgcagctcacgaaagctcatgctaaaataaatttgttagtctttaaggtgccacaagtactcctgctctttttgtgtatatatatatatatatatatatatatatatatatatatatatatatgaatgatgTGTTAGGGACAGAGACTTTCATGACATTTACCCTTGCTTACTGTGGATTTGCTTCTGGATAAATTTAGTCATTGATATGAGGAGTTGTATAGGGAAATATGTGTACAAACAAGCATATGCAAAtgatggaaagagagagagagagagagagggagatcatgctgtttctctctccctctctctttctttttttcttggtCAATAATTCAGATTAGATGTAGCTCATTGCAGAAACCACAAAGTGCTTATTTCTAACCAATGAGAGTAAAATGTTCAAGGCTGTCTAtttaatttaggagcctaagtcccacaTGTAAAAGTgacataggtgcctaaatcccatcgGCCTTGAATGTTAACTTACAATATTTGTTAGTCTATTTTTCTCAGCCCTCACTGATTCCCTAGCTATCTGTCTGGTCCCAGTCTCCTTGGTATTTAGGTAAGTCagttatgtatgtgtgtgtatgtagctATGTGGTCAAATGTGTGAGAACCCATGTGTGTGTCATCAGCGCCTTGAGTTAAGCCTtctttctctctggcccaatagttatttaaatatttattgcaAAGTGGAACAACCTCATCAGTATAGAGCTCCACCTGAGAATACCCTATagaccagtggttagagcattcagctgggatgtgggaggccgACGTTCAAACCACACCTCTAAAATCAGGCAGAGTGTAGACTCAAACCTAGGTCTCCCACACAGAGCATAAGCTTGCAGGGATAGAGGTATTCAGTCACAGAACTCTCTGAATCGCTCTAGAGTTGTTCCACCTTGTAGAACCAATGACATATTCATCAGACCAGGGTAAGAATGACTGGCTGCACTGATTGTTTGGACAATCAGCTAGAAAGATGGAGCCTTTGGTTCTAGTCTCCATGCCAATGAAAATATAATTAGCctgcaaagtggaacagcttcaacagggaaGATTGAAAGCCACCTGTAGCCCATGGATTAGGACACTACCCTAGGAAATGTAGGTGCAAGGCATTGCTTCAGAACAGATTAGACAAGGGTCTCCCGCCGTGAGGCTGGCAAACCAAGTGCCACTTCTGGCCAAGGCCATAGGCtaagctaagaactgacaaactcagaGCTGGAACCCAAACCAGCTCGTCACCTGTATGTCAGTTTTGTTCAAAATACTCATTAGTTGTATTTAGTGTTTAGCCTCTGTGAAATGTGTGTaaattgctgcctgcattaatctcacttgcaaTGTCTGTATCCCATGCTCTTAGGAAATACATAAATTTTGCTTTTTAACTATGTAAAGGTTTGCTCTGAATCTGTGAACCCAGACACATGAATCATTTCCCCCCGCCCATTCAGGAGGCCTATCAAGATtaaatggcccattaaggaacatTGCAATACCAAGGGCCAGTGAATGGCTCTACCACACCTTGGAAATGCTACATGCCAGGGAGCAGATCTTGTGCACATGAAGGCCAAATGTAAAAGATAAAGCAGGGTCACAAAAATTtgtcatctctttgctgtttgaggGCCAGAAGCATTAAACTAAGGCAGCTATCCCCAGGGGTTACGCCTGGATCTGCCCGGAAAGACATTTTGAATggacagattactacatctctgtcaTCTTTAGGAATCATAcatggtaactcatttgtgtgtatctGTTTGCTCGCTTTAACCTGTAAACAACTCTCTTATTTCTTTtacctagttaataaacctttagatagtttattacaggattggctacaggcatttttttggtgtaagatctagagtaGCAACTGATAgggggtaagtgactggcctcttgggactggaagcgaCCTGaaaattttgtgatttttggtgtaattGATCATTTATCATGAAGTCTAGCTTgcttgggtggcaagatagactggagagtctaagggaaATGTCTATAACTCCATGGTAAAactgttatagtgatccaggagttcatatTTGTTTCTAGGTTGGTGAAAACTAATGACAGAAGACACCAACAGTTTGGAGTGTCTGctctgtttttgacagtctgccctgagctgggCACCTACAGTCATGACCCACTCCAGGCAGTGCAACACCCACATTTTAGAGGTGTGTTCTAAGTATTAGGCTACTGGATTAAAAGTAGGCTAggagatctggcccattgacctcagtggagctctgctgatGTACAGCAGCAGTGGAAGTGGCCCATAGACTCCGCTGGGGCTACCTTGCCCCAGCACCTCCTCATCTGGGTGGGTTTGCAAATTCCCGAAAATaaaaaattacaaattaaaatttaGGAATCTATGAACAGCCTGTGCAGAGGCTTCCCCACAATACAATGTCATGGCCACTGAGAGTGTCCAGAGTGGGACAAAGAACAGCACCATCACTGCCTAATGCTGTAGGTAGCAGCCAATGGAAGCAATTCAGCTCAGTGATGGGCAGGACCTTCTTTGTTGAGGTCCACTCCTGGAGGTCATTTAAATTCTATTGAGTTTAACTCAGAGACTTGACCCTGATTCACCACTCCTGCATTAATCCAGTTCTATGGATTCCATGGATTAAAATAGGTTTATATCAGCTAAAAGTGGAATACCACAGTTAGGAATCTGGCTCATTTTTTCAGAGCATTTGAGATAATTCTACCAGGACTTATGAATTCTGGGCCAAAGTCAGCACTGGTAGAAGTAGCACAACACCTCTGCAACCAATGGTCATGATACAACTTCAGCATTGGCATCGGTAACTTCTTAAGAACTCAGATAATGAAATGTAATAGAGTATATGGGCCAGAATCTTGGTTGTTGTAAACTGGCATAACTTCACTCAAGATAATGCTTCATATctccagatggtgtaaatcagtgtctcTACACTGGAGGCAAAGGATGAGACATAGATAATAGGCCCTgtattatctatctatctatctatctatctatctatctatctatctatctatctatctatctatctatctatctattgcaTGTTATAATTGTCTCAACAGTTATTGCAAACAACTCTGATCTCAATGCTTAATTCAATGAACTTCCACTCTCACTACTTGCTACTCTGACATTTAATCAATGGGGAAGGAAGCCCAGCTGATGTCAATCAAGTTAGCCCCAGTGGAGTCTATGGGCCACTTCCGTTGCTGCTGTACatcagcagagctccactgaggtcaatgggccagatccccagcttgGGTAAAGCAATGaagatccattgaagtcagtgggccagatcctcagctcataTACATCAGTG encodes:
- the LOC120379884 gene encoding olfactory receptor 10A4-like, with the translated sequence MKGRNQSTAIEFILLGFSGLSNLPVLLFVLVLVTYMIILLGNALIVLITFADPALHTPMYFFLRNLSFLEICYTSVTIPEMLVNLLTREKTISFSSCAAQMYFLISLGGTECCLLALMAYDRYVAICRPLVYTAIMNKGVCMQLVGIAWLSSSLVTLMHVTWVFNLPFCPSNEIDHFFCDAPPVLELVCGNTYMIEIEALTSTVLFVVIPFALILWSYICILATILKMPSAEGRHKTFSTCSSHLTVVVLLFSTAGLTYFQPKSSSSPSTSKFLSLCYTILTPLLNPVVYSLRNNEVKGALRRTFGKILSSWGQP